GTTCTCCATTGAGAGGGATGCCTACATTCTGTTCTATGAGCTTTTCAAAAAGCTTAACCCGGGAGTGCAGATCGAAGACATCAGGGATCTTTCAATGCAGCTGAGGATGATAAAGGACGATTGGGAGCTTGATAACATAAGGAAAGCGGGAAAGATTGCGGTTAAAGGAATGAAAGTGGCGATAGAGGAGATAAAGCCCGGGAAGAGCGAGCTTGAGATAGCTGCTGAGATTTACCGTGAGCTGATGCTCAACGGGAGCGAAGACCCGAAGGTCTATGTCTCCGCAACGCCGAGAGCACATGCCGAGCCTTTCAGAGACGTTAAAGTTGAGAGAGGCAGGTTTGTAACCGTGGTAATCGGTGCCGACTACAACCATTATTATGCAAACATGACGAGGAGCTTTTTCATCGGAGAGCCAGATGAGAGAGCGAAGAATGTTATTGAAGCGATGGAGGAAGTTCATAAAATCGCTTTGGAAAAGACCCTGCCGGGAGTCACTTTTGCCCACGTGGAAAGAGACATAGCCGCGGTTTACAAGGAAAAGGGACTCCAGGATTACTACATAACCGGATACACTCACGGGGTGGGGCTGTTGATTGAGGAAGATCCGATAACCACGATAGTGGTTCCGCACAGGGCAATGAAAGCCCGGGAAGGAATGGCACTGGCGATGGTGCACGCACCGCTCATGGTTCCGGAAGGTGCAGTAAAGAAGGAGGACACAGTGATACTCGGCAAAAAGGTTGAAAACGTTACTCCTTTTGATGCTCCCGTGTTTCTTTAGTTTTTATTGTTTAAAAAGCAATTTTCAGGAAGAATGAAATAGATAGATGGGATACTTTGAAAGATCAATCCACAAAGATAACATGGAGCACAAGAATAATGTACATGACCAGAGTCCAAGCGATGTGGAACTCCCTCCACCTTCTGAATTTTTTTAACGCTTCTTTCAGGTAAGGACTGCTGATCTCTCTCCTCAGCTTTTCGACCTTTGCATGAAGATAACGCCCATAGAAACCACTTATGTTTTCAATGAGCAGTATGAAACCGAGTAAAAGGCCGGTTAAGCCGGCAGGTGTGCTGTAGTCCTGGCACGATATGAAATGGGGTATGGTCATGAGCGAGCCCAAGACCACTAAGAGGTGATGTATGTCGAGCAGGGAAAGCGGGGCACGGAGCCTTAAAAAGGGCATTTCCGGACTCATAGCAATGAAAAAACGCCCCTTTTTGTATTCTATGAAAGGTGTTCTCTTGACCACAGAATAGAGGACTATTCCAGCGGTTATCAAAGCAAATCCCGCTTCCGCCAGTCCCCCAAATTGAGCTTCCTCGTTCTCATAATCATCGTCTGCAGCGACCAGCGGCAGAATTATGAGCGTAATAAAGAGTACCACTATCATCTTGTTTTTTTTGCATGATCCTCACCAGGTTGTTACCTTGAGGCACATCAATAAATTTGAAAAGAAACTAAAAAGACCCGCTTCCGATTCCACAGATTTTTGCAAATGGGCAGTTCTCACAGTTCTCAGTGTACGGCTTAAGGTAGGGCTCTCCCTTTATCTGCTTCGTGATTTCCCTGGCTTTCTTCATGTCCTCATCGTCACCTTCCAAAACCAAAGTTACGCTCCCTTCTGCTCCTCCCGCTCCTCCAGCAGCTATCGGAATTGCATCAACGTTAGCTAAGATGTCATATGCCTCAACCTCAGTTATTGGAACTGCATGGGGAATTGGCACCAGTGCAGAGTAAAGCCCAGTTCCCCAGTCAAATGATTTTATTCCGGTTATCTTCGCACTGTATTCAACGGGAGTTGGAACAAATTTCTCAAGGCTTATTGGGGTAATCGTTAAGACGCCTTTTGTTATTGTCCATCCAAATGTCCTACCTATTGTTCCTCCATCTGGAGCTGCTGCGAAAACTGCAACGTTCCAGTTCGGATCAATTGCGTTTGCCCCTTTAATGAAAACATCCTCTGGACCCATCTCTTTCAACGCCTCCACTGGATCACCTTCAAACGGTTTCCCTTTGTAGAGGACAAGGTGCTTGGGCCATGTCTCCTTTGGAGTCACACATGTTCTCCCTTTGCTTATAACCCCAACAGTCCACTTCTCCTTCTCGATTTTCTTTCCCAAAATCTCTTCCGCAATGTAAGCAGCAGTTGTTCCTGTTGCAATGTAAACAAAGCCGTGTTTCAAGGCATGCTGAACTTCATCCAGGGCTACGACCGCTTTGGCAATTAAGCGCTTGCTCTCAGGTGAGGTTAGCGTAACCAGAGCTCTTTGCATGTACATCACCATGTTAAAATTAGTGGCGGATTTTATTAATATTGTGAAAATGGAAAAGGAACAGCCAAAAGTCTGGCTTGCCTCGCAGGAATAAATGCGTCTACATTTTTATTTCCACACCATCAATTTCGTTGTTTATGGACTTTGCAACTGTAAATTTGTAACTCCTTCCGTCTTTCGTTATTCTAACAACGGTCGTTGCAATCTCCTCTAACAACGGCAAAACCCTTGGAGTTACGCCCTCCAGCACGTCAATGTTTATAAAGTAAAAAGCTATCCTCCGTTCATCTCCAACAAAAGAGAGAATATTATTCAAAATTGTCAGAACTTCCCTCCTAGAGCTAACTAAAAGAAGCAACTTCTCAACGCCCACAACAGGATTAATTACTCTCGCCCCCCCCCCCAACAGAGGATCAAAGACCCTCCTGTATTCCCGCTCCTGAATTACCGGCTCCTTTATTGGGAGCCTTTCGATGACTTTTCCAACCTCCAACCTGCCGCCCTCTTTAATGACTTTAACGTCATCTAAAAGCTCATCCCCGC
Above is a genomic segment from Thermococcus sp. SY098 containing:
- a CDS encoding Xaa-Pro peptidase family protein, whose product is MREKAEIFKRRVEKFQRLLKENEIDGAVIRTLSTFIYFTGTKWLRPSLLIPAEGEPVVIVAKGEKELFMQKSWIANVEEFQKTEDLMAMVTMWIAKNGYSTIGMEFSIERDAYILFYELFKKLNPGVQIEDIRDLSMQLRMIKDDWELDNIRKAGKIAVKGMKVAIEEIKPGKSELEIAAEIYRELMLNGSEDPKVYVSATPRAHAEPFRDVKVERGRFVTVVIGADYNHYYANMTRSFFIGEPDERAKNVIEAMEEVHKIALEKTLPGVTFAHVERDIAAVYKEKGLQDYYITGYTHGVGLLIEEDPITTIVVPHRAMKAREGMALAMVHAPLMVPEGAVKKEDTVILGKKVENVTPFDAPVFL
- a CDS encoding DUF257 family protein, encoding MRWMLGRIWDSLKFGETVLLEHSATTPTALGLCHLIKWAKGKGYDVLVDDILDTLYLYKMQMKLSGCGDELLDDVKVIKEGGRLEVGKVIERLPIKEPVIQEREYRRVFDPLLGGGARVINPVVGVEKLLLLVSSRREVLTILNNILSFVGDERRIAFYFINIDVLEGVTPRVLPLLEEIATTVVRITKDGRSYKFTVAKSINNEIDGVEIKM